The Gemmatimonadota bacterium genome has a segment encoding these proteins:
- a CDS encoding amino acid permease, protein MLAQFFARKPIAAETERGLIRTLGAGDLIMLAIGAVIGAGIFSSLGTAAAGEIARDGTVIRAGAGPALILSFLLLGAVCGLAALCYAELASMIPQAGSAYAYTYATLGEMLAWIIGWDLILEYAVGNIAVAVAWSGYFVSLLSGFGITLPPWLTHGYLQATTSNDAAVHGLLETAPHIGGVPIILNLPAFAIVALITWLLLRGVRESARANNIMVAIKLAVLALFVIVGAQHINPANYVPFAPNGFRGIHQGAAIVFFAYIGFDAVSTAAEETKNPQRNLPIGILGGLAICTLIYVIVGAVATGIVPYQQLAASDPLARALELAGLHKTSWIVAAGAVVSLSAVLLVFQYGQPRIFFGMAKDGLMPRWAAKVHPKTRVPHVTTIITGVFVGLGALGAEENMIYDLTNIGTLAAFALVCVGVLVLRVREPERPRGFRVPFIWVVAPLGAAACLFVMKGLPRTAWERFGIWLVLGVVLYFAYGYKNSVLRTGRDVVTDNLD, encoded by the coding sequence ATGCTCGCCCAATTCTTTGCTCGCAAGCCGATCGCCGCCGAGACCGAACGCGGCCTGATCCGCACCCTGGGTGCCGGCGACCTGATTATGCTGGCGATCGGCGCCGTGATCGGTGCCGGCATCTTCTCGTCGCTGGGGACGGCGGCCGCCGGAGAGATCGCGCGTGACGGCACCGTGATTCGCGCGGGTGCCGGGCCTGCGCTCATCCTGTCGTTCCTGCTCCTCGGTGCGGTGTGCGGACTGGCCGCGCTCTGCTATGCCGAGCTCGCTTCGATGATTCCCCAGGCCGGATCGGCCTATGCCTACACCTACGCGACGCTCGGCGAGATGCTCGCCTGGATCATCGGGTGGGACCTGATCCTCGAATACGCGGTCGGCAACATCGCCGTCGCCGTGGCCTGGAGCGGCTACTTCGTTTCGCTCCTCAGCGGATTCGGGATCACGCTCCCACCCTGGCTCACGCACGGTTACTTGCAGGCGACCACCAGCAATGATGCCGCGGTGCACGGCCTGCTCGAGACGGCGCCACACATCGGCGGGGTGCCGATCATTCTCAATCTGCCGGCCTTTGCGATTGTCGCGTTGATTACCTGGCTGCTGCTCCGCGGGGTCCGGGAGAGTGCTCGTGCCAACAACATCATGGTTGCGATCAAGCTGGCCGTGCTGGCGCTCTTCGTGATCGTCGGGGCGCAGCACATCAACCCGGCCAACTACGTCCCGTTCGCACCCAATGGCTTCCGGGGCATTCACCAGGGCGCCGCGATCGTTTTCTTCGCCTACATCGGTTTCGATGCTGTCTCGACGGCAGCAGAGGAAACGAAGAATCCGCAGCGCAATCTGCCGATCGGCATTCTGGGCGGACTCGCCATCTGTACCCTCATCTATGTGATTGTCGGAGCCGTGGCGACCGGCATCGTGCCCTACCAGCAACTGGCCGCATCGGATCCGCTGGCACGCGCGCTCGAACTCGCTGGCCTGCACAAGACGAGCTGGATTGTTGCGGCGGGTGCGGTGGTTTCGCTGTCGGCGGTGCTGCTGGTATTCCAGTACGGCCAGCCGCGCATCTTCTTCGGCATGGCGAAGGACGGCCTGATGCCGCGCTGGGCGGCGAAGGTTCATCCGAAGACACGCGTGCCGCACGTCACGACGATCATCACCGGTGTCTTCGTCGGTCTCGGTGCGCTTGGTGCCGAAGAGAACATGATCTACGACCTCACCAACATCGGAACCCTCGCGGCCTTCGCGCTGGTCTGTGTTGGCGTGCTGGTGCTGCGCGTACGTGAGCCGGAACGCCCGCGCGGCTTCCGGGTGCCATTCATCTGGGTGGTTGCTCCCCTCGGGGCCGCTGCCTGCCTCTTCGTGATGAAGGGGCTGCCGCGCACTGCCTGGGAACGTTTCGGAATCTGGCTGGTGCTGGGAGTGGTGCTCTACTTCGCCTATGGCTACAAGAACTCGGTGCTGCGCACCGGCCGCGATGTAGTGACCGACAACCTCGACTGA
- a CDS encoding glycoside hydrolase family 3 N-terminal domain-containing protein, translated as MTLHSISRRSLVILALVSCAPASGPRPTPIPVVPDRQPVVVRPAGRDTIASLLGSLTVRQKVAQLVMPWLLGDYVPSDDPTMRRAQMWVDSLEVGGIIISTGTPYDIAAKLNALQRRAPLPLLIAADFEGGTVMRMAAGTAFPTQMGVGATGNVDDAYQMGRITAIEGRAVGVHLAFAPVADINSNPNNPIINTRSFGADPKEVGALVAATIRGMRDGGILSTAKHFPGHGDTDTDSHLSLPTITAPWARFDTLELVPFRAAVAANVDAVMSAHIAVPGLDNGASRPGTLSPAVLTGILRDSLHFKGLVTTDALDMGAIAKEISPSEAVIRAFEAGSDLLLMPANPADAIAAMTAAVQSGRISVARLDFSVRKVLEFKQQMGLFQQREVDLARVPDLVARGQFRDIARDVTERSLVLLKDSLGTVDSLRARPDKVALITVADGSTTLGTALAAEMRKGGHTVTTVTIPTEPSPKDLERATAAIAAANTTVLATAVRWGSYKGTVGLNPTTAALLADLASRKRTLLISFGSPYIISQVPMAGSYLIAWTNSVVAETAVGMALTKRIGITGTTPTPIPPLFPIHSGLQRPGTNLPPDEPVPSRFRLIPGVPFSPYDDLRREPVRPRQNNGDLPE; from the coding sequence GTGACTCTGCATTCGATCTCCCGTCGCTCGCTGGTAATCCTGGCCCTCGTCTCGTGCGCCCCGGCCTCGGGGCCACGACCCACCCCGATTCCGGTCGTCCCCGACCGTCAGCCCGTCGTGGTGCGACCCGCCGGTCGCGATACCATCGCCTCGTTGCTCGGCTCGCTGACCGTGCGCCAGAAGGTCGCCCAGCTGGTGATGCCGTGGCTCCTCGGCGACTACGTCCCGAGCGACGACCCCACGATGCGCCGAGCGCAGATGTGGGTGGACTCGCTGGAGGTCGGTGGCATCATCATCTCCACCGGCACCCCGTATGATATCGCCGCGAAGCTGAATGCACTGCAGCGGCGCGCGCCACTCCCCCTCCTCATCGCCGCCGACTTCGAAGGCGGCACCGTGATGCGGATGGCGGCGGGCACCGCCTTCCCCACCCAGATGGGCGTCGGCGCGACCGGAAATGTGGATGACGCCTATCAGATGGGGCGGATCACCGCGATCGAAGGACGCGCGGTCGGGGTACATCTTGCCTTCGCACCCGTCGCCGACATCAACAGCAATCCCAACAACCCGATCATCAACACCCGCTCCTTTGGCGCCGACCCGAAGGAAGTCGGGGCGCTGGTGGCTGCCACCATCCGCGGGATGCGCGATGGCGGGATCCTCTCGACCGCCAAGCACTTCCCCGGGCACGGCGACACCGACACCGATTCGCATCTGTCGCTACCGACCATCACCGCTCCCTGGGCACGCTTCGACACGCTCGAGCTGGTACCGTTCCGCGCCGCCGTCGCTGCCAACGTTGATGCCGTGATGTCAGCACACATCGCCGTGCCGGGGCTCGACAACGGCGCGTCGCGGCCAGGCACCCTCTCGCCAGCAGTCCTCACCGGCATTCTCCGCGACTCGCTGCACTTCAAGGGGCTCGTGACCACCGATGCCCTCGACATGGGCGCCATCGCCAAGGAGATCTCGCCCAGCGAGGCGGTCATCCGTGCCTTCGAAGCCGGGAGCGACCTGCTGCTGATGCCGGCCAACCCAGCCGATGCCATTGCCGCGATGACGGCTGCCGTCCAGAGCGGACGCATTTCGGTGGCGCGACTCGACTTCTCGGTGCGCAAGGTGCTCGAGTTCAAGCAGCAGATGGGACTCTTCCAGCAGCGCGAAGTCGACCTCGCCCGCGTCCCCGACCTTGTCGCCCGCGGACAGTTTCGCGATATCGCGCGCGATGTCACCGAGCGCTCGCTCGTCCTGCTCAAGGATTCACTCGGCACAGTCGATTCGCTGCGCGCCCGCCCCGACAAGGTGGCACTGATCACCGTGGCGGACGGCAGCACGACCCTTGGCACTGCGCTCGCAGCCGAGATGCGGAAGGGCGGGCACACTGTGACGACGGTGACGATCCCGACCGAACCATCACCGAAGGATCTCGAGCGTGCGACGGCTGCCATCGCTGCTGCAAATACCACCGTGCTCGCGACGGCGGTGCGCTGGGGTTCGTACAAGGGCACGGTCGGATTGAACCCGACCACTGCTGCGCTGCTCGCCGATCTGGCGTCGCGCAAGCGGACGCTGCTGATTTCGTTCGGGTCGCCGTACATCATCAGTCAGGTGCCGATGGCGGGGAGCTACCTGATCGCGTGGACCAATTCAGTGGTCGCGGAAACTGCGGTCGGCATGGCGCTCACGAAGAGGATCGGCATCACCGGCACCACGCCGACGCCCATTCCGCCGCTCTTTCCGATTCACAGCGGTCTGCAACGGCCGGGAACCAACCTTCCGCCCGACGAACCCGTTCCGAGTCGATTTCGTTTGATCCCTGGCGTCCCGTTCTCACCATACGACGATCTCCGACGCGAACCGGTCCGCCCGCGCCAGAATAACGGCGACCTCCCGGAATGA
- a CDS encoding serine hydrolase domain-containing protein translates to MMRLSTATAVGCVAALVLGACASQPPHTAPLPTSASLTSRLAGAQRVLDSAIAAGATPGAVLAVSIKGERFVYGSGKLGVGDDSRPSGSTLYDMASLTKVIVLTTIAMEAVEEGRLDLDTPVVNYLPDFARGTGDKGHVTVRDLLLHDSGLPAHRPLWKETFVRKGAILRTITSDLVTPPGTEMVYSDLGAITLTTILEKLYHRRIDQLFAERVSKPLGLGRMRYLPPKGWRREIAPTENDPWRGRILRGEVHDENAGRLGGVSGHAGLFASAEDLLRFGEWALAGSLGRSLPNDPTPPREFATWTIKQDHPKGSSRGLGWDTPSGVSSAGSIMSARSFGHTGFTGTSIWVDPTREVVIVLLTNRVNPTRNTPKFGLIRAVVADAVMRGLFPGEPPREPASPARRSSN, encoded by the coding sequence ATGATGCGACTCTCGACGGCCACCGCGGTCGGATGTGTGGCGGCGCTCGTGCTCGGCGCCTGCGCCTCCCAGCCACCGCACACCGCTCCACTCCCGACCTCGGCATCGCTGACCTCGCGACTCGCGGGTGCTCAACGGGTGCTCGATTCAGCGATCGCCGCAGGCGCGACCCCAGGTGCAGTGCTCGCGGTTTCGATCAAGGGCGAGCGCTTCGTCTACGGCAGCGGCAAGCTGGGCGTCGGTGATGACAGCAGACCGTCCGGCTCGACGCTCTACGACATGGCGTCACTCACGAAAGTGATTGTGCTCACAACGATCGCGATGGAAGCGGTCGAGGAAGGGAGGCTCGATCTCGATACGCCGGTCGTGAACTATCTCCCCGACTTCGCGCGCGGTACCGGCGACAAGGGCCACGTCACGGTGCGCGACCTGCTCCTTCACGACAGTGGCCTCCCGGCACACCGTCCGCTGTGGAAGGAAACTTTCGTCCGGAAGGGTGCCATCCTGCGCACCATCACGAGCGATCTGGTGACGCCGCCAGGAACCGAGATGGTCTACTCCGATCTCGGTGCCATCACGCTCACCACGATCCTCGAAAAGCTGTACCACCGTCGCATCGACCAACTCTTCGCCGAGCGAGTCAGCAAACCCCTCGGCCTCGGGCGGATGCGATACCTCCCGCCCAAGGGGTGGCGGCGCGAGATCGCACCGACCGAGAACGATCCCTGGCGCGGCCGGATCCTCCGTGGCGAAGTCCACGACGAGAACGCTGGCCGGCTTGGAGGTGTCTCGGGTCACGCCGGCCTCTTCGCCTCGGCCGAGGATCTGCTCCGCTTCGGTGAATGGGCACTGGCCGGTTCCCTCGGCCGCTCGCTCCCCAATGACCCGACGCCTCCCCGTGAATTCGCGACCTGGACCATCAAGCAGGACCACCCCAAAGGCTCGTCCCGCGGGCTGGGCTGGGACACCCCGTCTGGGGTGAGCAGCGCAGGGTCGATCATGTCGGCGAGGTCCTTCGGACACACCGGGTTTACCGGCACCTCGATCTGGGTCGACCCCACTCGCGAGGTGGTCATTGTCCTCCTGACCAACCGGGTGAACCCGACGAGGAACACCCCGAAATTCGGCCTGATCCGGGCCGTAGTGGCCGATGCCGTGATGCGCGGGCTGTTTCCCGGTGAACCGCCCCGGGAACCCGCTTCCCCGGCGCGTCGTTCTTCGAATTGA
- a CDS encoding sodium:solute symporter produces MRASATGALFTSLDNFGALLNPIDLTVIVVYFVATLGIGFWVSRGQQSSSDYFLGARDLPAWGVLLSIVATETSALTVISIPGVGARGDLTFLQLPFGYLVGRIGVALWLLPGYFRGDQETAYARLESRFGTSTRRLLSMIFLVTRFLGDGVRVFAGAIPLALLTGWSIPAAILAMGTITLIYTYFGGIKAVIYADVIQLMVYISGGIAALVIAVKLAGGFEHAQAIASAAGKLRVFDFHFSLTTPYTFLGGLIGGALLAAASHGTDHLIVQRLLATRSLRDARIALVGSGVVVILQFSLFLLVGVALWAAQLAPADVPADKLFGAFILEHLPVGLAGLVIAGILAAAMSSHSSAINALASSMTHDLYAGYTGEKDPVKLLRVGRIVSFIWGVALMGAALGFHLLETASDTPVVVLALSIASVTYGATLGVYFLAGAGPRIAGRDVIRAACFTMAVMLVTIFAKQLALHGVPWLAPLGKLAWPWYVPMGLLITLAGANLSSLTRREAVSA; encoded by the coding sequence ATGAGGGCTTCCGCAACGGGAGCCCTTTTCACTTCACTCGACAACTTCGGCGCGCTCTTGAATCCCATCGACCTGACCGTCATCGTCGTCTATTTCGTGGCCACGCTGGGGATCGGCTTCTGGGTCTCCCGCGGGCAGCAATCCTCGAGCGACTATTTCCTGGGCGCCCGCGACTTGCCGGCGTGGGGCGTGCTGCTCTCGATCGTCGCGACCGAAACGTCGGCGCTCACTGTTATCTCGATTCCCGGCGTCGGCGCCCGCGGAGATCTCACCTTTCTGCAGTTGCCGTTCGGCTACCTGGTCGGCCGGATCGGCGTAGCGCTCTGGCTGCTCCCCGGATATTTCCGCGGCGACCAGGAAACCGCCTACGCCCGACTCGAGAGTCGCTTCGGGACATCCACGCGCCGCCTCCTCTCGATGATCTTCCTGGTCACGCGCTTCCTGGGCGATGGCGTTCGCGTCTTCGCGGGCGCGATCCCGCTTGCCCTGCTCACTGGCTGGAGCATTCCGGCTGCGATTCTCGCGATGGGCACCATCACCCTGATCTACACCTACTTCGGTGGCATCAAGGCGGTGATCTATGCCGACGTGATCCAGCTGATGGTGTACATCTCCGGAGGCATCGCGGCACTCGTCATCGCCGTGAAACTCGCGGGTGGATTCGAGCACGCTCAGGCCATCGCTTCCGCGGCCGGCAAACTGCGGGTATTCGATTTCCATTTTTCGCTGACCACGCCGTACACCTTCCTCGGCGGCCTGATCGGCGGTGCGCTCCTGGCCGCAGCTTCGCATGGGACCGATCACTTGATTGTGCAGCGCCTGCTCGCGACGCGCTCGCTGCGCGACGCCCGAATCGCGTTGGTCGGCTCGGGCGTCGTCGTCATCCTGCAGTTCTCGCTCTTCCTGCTGGTCGGCGTGGCACTCTGGGCCGCGCAGCTGGCGCCGGCCGATGTTCCAGCCGACAAGCTGTTCGGGGCATTCATCCTCGAGCATCTGCCGGTCGGCCTGGCCGGACTGGTCATCGCCGGCATTCTTGCTGCAGCAATGAGCTCGCACTCCTCGGCAATCAACGCGCTGGCCTCCTCGATGACACACGACCTTTACGCCGGCTATACCGGCGAGAAGGATCCGGTCAAACTGCTGCGCGTCGGTCGGATCGTGTCGTTCATCTGGGGAGTCGCGCTGATGGGCGCGGCGCTCGGCTTTCACTTGCTGGAGACCGCGAGCGACACACCGGTCGTCGTGCTGGCCCTGTCGATTGCTTCAGTGACGTACGGTGCCACGCTGGGCGTGTATTTCCTCGCCGGCGCCGGTCCGCGCATTGCCGGACGCGATGTCATTCGGGCCGCGTGCTTCACGATGGCCGTGATGCTCGTCACCATCTTTGCCAAGCAACTGGCACTGCATGGTGTTCCGTGGCTCGCACCGCTCGGCAAGCTCGCGTGGCCGTGGTATGTACCGATGGGTCTTCTCATCACGCTCGCCGGGGCAAACCTCTCTTCCCTCACCCGTCGCGAGGCCGTCTCCGCGTGA
- a CDS encoding biopolymer transporter ExbD: MAMAAGSSGGVNSDINVTPMIDVLLVLLIIFMIVQALKRAAIDIQIPPVETGVQNNSAQSNQIVLQLKADGSYAINGTVYSKPQLEQAFHTIYDARPAKLLFVKPDPTRVYGDLIEAIDIARGAGVQIVGFTPIEAN; the protein is encoded by the coding sequence ATGGCCATGGCCGCAGGTAGTTCCGGGGGCGTCAACTCCGACATCAACGTGACGCCCATGATCGACGTGCTGCTGGTGCTGCTGATCATCTTCATGATCGTGCAGGCCCTCAAGCGCGCCGCCATCGACATCCAGATTCCACCGGTCGAGACCGGGGTGCAGAACAATTCGGCGCAGAGCAATCAGATCGTGCTCCAGCTCAAGGCCGATGGGAGCTACGCCATCAACGGCACCGTCTATTCCAAGCCGCAGCTGGAACAGGCGTTTCACACCATCTACGACGCCCGGCCGGCGAAGCTGCTTTTCGTCAAGCCGGATCCGACGCGGGTGTATGGCGACCTGATCGAGGCGATTGACATCGCGCGCGGAGCCGGAGTACAGATTGTCGGCTTCACCCCGATCGAGGCGAACTGA
- a CDS encoding BadF/BadG/BcrA/BcrD ATPase family protein, with protein MIVLGADVGGTSTRVVLYDGDAERGRAEGPGGPMRLGEGDRLATRLAELARPLLLRGGSVRADAFVVGASGAGRSEEQAELQGALEKQRLAWRVRVTSDAELARAAAFEGGAGVLLIAGTGSIALARGSDGNERRVGGRGWRMGDQGSAHWIGAHALEAVGTMHDGLGPTTHLAEALCVAAKVNGIAGLIRWSVRATLAEVASLAPAVLRAADSGDPVAAELRESAVNWLVRIAVAAGAGPLPVALAGGLLAPERGLRERVAEALEIRHSAAVSRKPVDPCRGAVVLAVRG; from the coding sequence GTGATTGTGCTCGGCGCCGACGTAGGTGGCACCTCAACGCGCGTCGTGCTGTACGACGGCGATGCCGAGCGCGGTCGGGCCGAAGGCCCCGGTGGCCCGATGCGCCTCGGTGAAGGCGATCGGCTTGCGACACGGCTGGCCGAGCTCGCGCGCCCGCTCCTGCTCCGTGGCGGCAGTGTGCGAGCCGATGCCTTTGTAGTCGGTGCCTCCGGTGCCGGTCGCAGCGAGGAGCAGGCTGAGTTGCAGGGCGCGCTGGAGAAGCAGCGTCTCGCGTGGCGCGTGCGCGTGACCAGCGACGCCGAACTCGCGCGCGCCGCCGCGTTCGAGGGTGGCGCAGGGGTGCTGCTCATCGCGGGCACCGGGAGCATCGCATTGGCGCGTGGCAGCGATGGCAATGAACGGCGCGTCGGCGGTCGGGGATGGCGCATGGGCGATCAGGGCTCGGCCCACTGGATCGGCGCGCACGCGCTCGAGGCCGTCGGCACGATGCACGACGGGTTGGGGCCGACGACCCACCTCGCGGAGGCCCTCTGCGTCGCCGCCAAGGTCAACGGTATCGCCGGACTGATTCGCTGGTCGGTTCGTGCCACACTGGCCGAGGTGGCATCGCTTGCCCCCGCCGTGCTGCGAGCCGCCGACAGTGGCGACCCGGTCGCGGCGGAACTCCGCGAGAGTGCGGTGAACTGGCTGGTGCGTATTGCTGTTGCCGCCGGTGCCGGACCGTTGCCGGTTGCACTGGCCGGTGGGCTGCTGGCTCCCGAGCGCGGTCTTCGCGAGCGGGTAGCCGAGGCGCTCGAGATCCGGCACTCCGCCGCCGTATCCCGCAAACCCGTGGACCCTTGCCGCGGAGCGGTCGTGCTGGCGGTTCGGGGCTGA
- a CDS encoding iron-sulfur cluster assembly accessory protein, whose protein sequence is MSETTTQALPEGFVLNITDQAAGEVAKFVAAEGVPVETAGLRVSVLPGGCSGFKYSLNIEDKPADDDMTAEINGVRVFVDAFSAQYLTGVTIDYTSSMQGSGFTFNNPNATGGCGCGSSFTA, encoded by the coding sequence ATGAGCGAGACCACGACCCAGGCCCTCCCTGAGGGCTTCGTCCTCAACATCACCGATCAGGCTGCCGGCGAGGTGGCAAAATTCGTCGCCGCCGAAGGCGTGCCGGTGGAAACGGCAGGGCTTCGCGTGTCGGTCCTCCCCGGCGGCTGCTCCGGCTTCAAGTACTCGCTGAACATCGAAGACAAGCCGGCCGATGACGACATGACCGCCGAGATCAACGGCGTCCGGGTCTTCGTTGATGCATTCTCGGCGCAGTACCTCACCGGCGTCACGATCGACTACACCTCCTCGATGCAGGGGAGCGGGTTCACGTTCAACAATCCGAACGCGACGGGTGGGTGCGGCTGCGGGAGCAGCTTTACGGCCTGA
- a CDS encoding S41 family peptidase, whose product MNRRRIAALPLLFSLLVVPLSAQSRSATRDLFGQVLGLVAETAVDSLPLDSLYERAARGLVAQLNDPYAALLSPKEIADFQRNTLGNRYAGIGAQIRSQGDHVTLFRVYDDSPAAKGGLRQGDRILTVDTVNVSGLPVAKVTSYLLGPPGTDVKVVYQRVPEATSRTTVVHRGEIRIPAVPFTLLLGDHVGYVPIQRFNQTAALDVQAAVNQLARDGAKRYVLDLRGNGGGDLDAATAMAGLFLKPGQEVARVKHRGQAPILYNAEQVVTIGDAPIAVLVDGGTASASEIVAGSLQDHDRALVVGTRSFGKGLVQTQRVLPGGWALRLTTGKWYTPSGRSIQADHGGLGDERFIESDSVGARPIFRSDAGREVIGGGGVTPERLVRPDSIAKSETELARALGNRQIEFQDAVYEVARSVQPTIHSGFEIQPAWRDSLFARLEKAKLPVTREQFDAARDVVDRLLDGQVAGLALGDGEAFRRQASRDKVLTAAIELIDRASTQRQFLASGIKG is encoded by the coding sequence GTGAATCGCCGTCGCATCGCCGCGCTCCCACTGCTCTTTTCACTCCTTGTGGTACCGCTCTCCGCACAATCCCGGAGTGCCACCCGTGATCTCTTCGGCCAGGTGCTCGGCCTCGTGGCCGAGACCGCAGTCGATTCTCTGCCATTGGACTCGTTGTACGAACGTGCTGCGCGTGGTCTCGTCGCCCAGCTGAACGATCCCTATGCCGCCCTGCTCTCCCCGAAGGAGATCGCGGATTTCCAGCGCAACACGCTCGGCAATCGGTACGCCGGCATCGGCGCTCAGATCCGCAGTCAGGGAGACCACGTCACGCTGTTCCGGGTGTATGACGATTCGCCGGCTGCGAAGGGCGGCCTGCGCCAGGGCGATCGAATTCTTACGGTCGACACGGTGAACGTTTCCGGGCTCCCGGTCGCCAAGGTGACCAGCTATCTCCTCGGCCCCCCGGGAACTGACGTCAAGGTGGTCTATCAACGGGTCCCCGAGGCCACGTCGCGCACCACGGTGGTCCATCGCGGCGAGATCCGCATCCCCGCGGTGCCGTTCACGTTGCTGCTCGGCGACCACGTCGGATACGTCCCGATCCAGCGCTTCAACCAGACCGCCGCACTCGATGTTCAGGCGGCGGTGAACCAGCTCGCTCGCGATGGTGCCAAGCGCTATGTACTCGACCTCCGGGGTAACGGCGGTGGCGATCTCGACGCCGCCACCGCGATGGCCGGGCTCTTCCTCAAGCCGGGTCAGGAAGTCGCCCGGGTCAAGCATCGCGGTCAGGCTCCGATTCTCTACAACGCCGAACAGGTAGTAACCATCGGCGATGCACCGATCGCCGTCCTGGTGGATGGCGGCACAGCCTCGGCGTCCGAAATTGTCGCCGGGAGCCTGCAGGATCACGATCGTGCCCTCGTGGTGGGCACCCGGTCGTTCGGGAAGGGTCTCGTCCAGACCCAGCGCGTGCTCCCTGGCGGCTGGGCGCTCCGGCTCACGACGGGGAAGTGGTACACGCCGAGTGGTCGCTCGATTCAGGCGGACCACGGCGGCCTGGGCGACGAGCGCTTCATCGAATCCGATAGCGTCGGCGCGCGACCGATCTTTCGTTCGGATGCCGGCCGAGAAGTGATCGGCGGCGGTGGAGTGACGCCGGAACGGCTCGTTCGCCCTGATTCGATCGCCAAGTCCGAGACCGAACTCGCCCGCGCCCTCGGCAATCGGCAGATCGAGTTCCAGGATGCGGTTTACGAAGTCGCCCGGAGTGTGCAGCCGACGATCCATTCGGGCTTCGAGATCCAGCCGGCGTGGCGCGACTCGCTCTTCGCGCGGCTCGAGAAGGCCAAGCTGCCGGTGACGCGCGAACAGTTTGATGCGGCACGGGACGTCGTGGATCGACTTCTCGACGGCCAGGTCGCCGGGCTTGCGCTCGGCGATGGTGAGGCGTTCCGTCGTCAGGCCAGCCGCGACAAGGTGCTCACGGCCGCAATCGAGCTGATCGACCGCGCCAGCACCCAGCGTCAGTTTCTTGCGAGCGGAATCAAGGGCTGA
- a CDS encoding DUF1343 domain-containing protein: MSVRPGLEVLLADSMAMVTGKRIGLVTNMAAVDSRGVGVIPRLRQAGVRLVALFGPEHGLSASAAPGEQVASTVDSASNIPIYSLYGATAAPTPEMLRGIDLLLIDLPDVGARYYTYPATAVHVMQSAAKAGIPVVILDRPNPIGGAMQGNILDMAYTSMVGRLAVPMRHGLTIGEESRLARADLGIAVDLRVIPVSGWHRDVTFGETGLPFRAPSPNLTDLESLFHYPGSCLFEGTALSVGRGTDAAFSQIGAPWLDTTAVLARIRAAHLPGVAFRGVRFTPHNPGDKKFADTTVAGIRWVMTDAKVYDPTRTAVHLLAVIGDVHPDKIRIGGSFDRLAGGAALRTALVRGDSPASIVATWLPGEAAYRERVQPFLLYR, encoded by the coding sequence GTGTCAGTACGGCCCGGGCTCGAAGTCCTGCTCGCCGATTCGATGGCGATGGTGACGGGCAAACGGATTGGCCTGGTCACCAACATGGCCGCCGTGGACTCGCGGGGCGTCGGGGTCATCCCGCGATTGAGGCAGGCGGGGGTCAGACTCGTTGCCCTCTTCGGGCCGGAGCACGGACTCAGTGCCAGTGCCGCTCCGGGCGAGCAGGTGGCCTCCACCGTCGACAGTGCCAGCAACATTCCAATCTACTCACTCTATGGGGCCACCGCCGCGCCCACGCCGGAGATGTTGCGGGGGATCGATCTCCTGCTGATCGACCTTCCTGATGTCGGCGCACGCTACTACACCTATCCTGCGACTGCCGTGCATGTGATGCAGTCGGCGGCCAAGGCAGGTATCCCGGTCGTGATCCTCGATCGCCCCAATCCGATCGGCGGGGCAATGCAGGGCAACATCCTCGACATGGCGTACACGTCGATGGTCGGTCGTCTGGCCGTTCCGATGCGGCACGGGCTCACGATTGGCGAAGAGTCGCGACTGGCGCGCGCAGATCTCGGCATTGCGGTTGACCTCCGGGTAATCCCGGTGAGCGGCTGGCACCGCGACGTGACCTTCGGCGAGACGGGACTGCCTTTCCGGGCGCCGAGCCCGAACCTGACGGACCTCGAATCGCTCTTCCACTATCCCGGCAGCTGCCTCTTCGAAGGGACGGCGCTGTCGGTCGGGCGGGGAACCGATGCTGCGTTCAGTCAGATCGGGGCGCCGTGGCTCGATACCACCGCCGTACTCGCCCGCATTCGCGCGGCGCATCTGCCTGGGGTCGCCTTTCGTGGCGTGCGTTTCACGCCGCACAACCCCGGCGACAAGAAGTTCGCCGACACGACGGTGGCTGGCATTCGCTGGGTGATGACAGATGCCAAGGTCTACGACCCGACCCGTACTGCGGTGCATTTACTCGCCGTGATCGGGGATGTTCATCCTGACAAGATCCGGATTGGCGGGTCCTTCGACCGGCTCGCGGGCGGAGCTGCGTTGCGCACGGCGCTGGTCCGTGGTGACTCGCCGGCGTCGATCGTGGCGACCTGGTTGCCGGGAGAAGCGGCCTATCGCGAACGGGTGCAGCCGTTCCTGTTGTACCGATGA